A part of bacterium genomic DNA contains:
- a CDS encoding 2-oxoacid:acceptor oxidoreductase subunit alpha, protein MAKLVNDLSIRLAGEAGQGVESGGAGFAQALSHGGLWLHTYPEYMSRIRGGLNFFQIRVSERPLWSHHEGVQVLLAFSPEAITDYGEHVVQGGALVFDEGLKVDTAAAVRRGAQLFSLPLSKIAQELGGNKIMANTCGLGALAGIVEYPFEFIADVITRNFKRKGDAVVEGNLKVAREGYRIATERYAKSFDWKVSPLTDRSDRMLINGNQALAVGAIAAGCRFMSGYPMTPASSVLEFMAAHAKKYDIVIKQTEDEIAAICFAIGAGNVGARSMTATSGGGFALMAEALGLAGMAEVPVVIIEAQRPGPSTGMPTKTEQGDLLFALFASQGEFPRIVLAPGTQEECFDASVRAFNLAEKWQCPVIVMTEFYLTNTMRTLAPSEFPIEKVAIDRGELLTPAQLDKLAGPYLRYMDTPSGVSPRAFAGHPKAVQQACSDEHDEYGHFEDEDAANRLKMAGKRMRKFHNIAEDLKAPALYGPERAEITLMGWGATYGATREAVDLLNAKGRRANLLHFSDIWPFPEKKAAPLIEAARQLVAVEGNQTGQFAQLIRAMTGRKADKMILRWDGRPLSAEYILAQLEEAKVHA, encoded by the coding sequence GTGGCTAAGCTCGTCAACGATCTATCGATCCGACTCGCAGGAGAGGCCGGCCAGGGCGTGGAGTCCGGCGGCGCCGGGTTCGCGCAGGCCCTCAGCCACGGGGGGCTCTGGCTGCATACCTATCCCGAGTACATGTCCCGCATTCGCGGCGGGTTGAACTTCTTCCAGATCCGCGTCTCCGAGCGCCCGCTTTGGAGCCACCACGAGGGCGTCCAGGTGCTGCTGGCCTTCAGCCCGGAGGCGATCACCGACTACGGGGAGCACGTCGTGCAGGGCGGCGCGCTGGTCTTCGACGAGGGCCTCAAGGTCGACACGGCCGCGGCGGTCCGGCGCGGCGCGCAGCTGTTCAGCCTGCCGCTCTCCAAGATCGCCCAAGAGCTCGGCGGCAACAAGATCATGGCCAACACCTGCGGGCTCGGGGCGCTCGCCGGCATCGTGGAGTATCCGTTCGAGTTCATCGCCGACGTCATCACGAGGAATTTCAAGCGCAAGGGCGACGCGGTGGTCGAGGGCAACCTCAAAGTCGCGCGGGAAGGCTACCGGATCGCGACCGAGCGCTACGCCAAGTCGTTTGACTGGAAGGTCAGCCCGCTCACGGACCGGTCCGACCGGATGCTGATCAACGGCAACCAGGCGCTCGCGGTCGGCGCGATCGCCGCGGGGTGCCGGTTCATGTCGGGGTATCCGATGACGCCGGCCAGTTCGGTCCTCGAGTTCATGGCCGCGCACGCCAAGAAATACGACATCGTGATCAAGCAGACCGAAGACGAGATCGCGGCGATCTGCTTCGCGATCGGCGCCGGCAACGTCGGCGCGCGGTCGATGACCGCGACGAGCGGCGGCGGCTTCGCGCTGATGGCGGAGGCGCTCGGCCTCGCCGGCATGGCGGAGGTGCCGGTCGTGATCATCGAGGCGCAGCGGCCGGGGCCGTCGACCGGCATGCCGACCAAGACGGAGCAGGGCGACCTGCTGTTCGCGCTCTTCGCGAGCCAGGGCGAGTTCCCGCGGATCGTTCTGGCGCCCGGGACTCAGGAGGAGTGTTTCGACGCGTCCGTCCGGGCGTTCAACCTGGCCGAGAAGTGGCAGTGTCCCGTGATCGTGATGACGGAGTTCTATCTGACCAACACGATGCGGACGCTTGCCCCGTCGGAGTTTCCGATCGAGAAGGTCGCGATCGACCGTGGCGAGCTGCTGACGCCGGCGCAGCTGGACAAGCTCGCGGGGCCGTACCTGCGCTACATGGACACGCCGAGCGGCGTGTCGCCTCGGGCGTTCGCGGGGCACCCCAAGGCCGTGCAGCAGGCGTGCAGCGACGAGCACGACGAGTACGGCCATTTCGAGGACGAGGACGCCGCGAACCGCCTGAAGATGGCCGGCAAGCGCATGCGCAAGTTCCACAACATCGCGGAAGACCTCAAGGCCCCGGCGCTCTACGGGCCCGAGCGCGCGGAGATCACGCTGATGGGCTGGGGGGCGACCTACGGCGCGACGCGCGAGGCGGTCGACCTGCTCAACGCCAAGGGCCGCCGCGCCAACCTGCTGCACTTCAGCGACATCTGGCCCTTCCCGGAGAAGAAGGCGGCGCCGCTGATCGAGGCGGCGCGGCAGCTGGTCGCGGTGGAGGGCAACCAGACCGGCCAGTTCGCGCAGCTCATCAGGGCGATGACCGGCCGGAAGGCCGACAAGATGATCCTGCGGTGGGACGGCCGCCCGCTGTCCGCCGAGTACATTCTGGCGCAGCTCGAGGAGGCCAAGGTCCATGCTTGA
- a CDS encoding Fur family transcriptional regulator produces MAVPSNKVGMRSPAITAGGRPARGVGRAPRRRRPGSVAAHLRALERQGYRATPQRRAILQSLLSTGRINVPAEDVCRRARALCPTVNLATTYRTLELLGRLGIVRRLTYGDGRAVFCANPQPHYHGTCLRCGAVVDLPQGRVAEVLEREQSGLTDPAFGVVSHRIEFYGYCAACREVGAGALLPEDRAADRSQAGRG; encoded by the coding sequence GTGGCGGTTCCGTCCAACAAAGTGGGGATGCGGTCGCCGGCGATCACGGCCGGCGGCCGTCCTGCCCGCGGCGTCGGGCGCGCGCCCCGACGCCGCCGGCCCGGCAGCGTCGCGGCTCATCTCCGCGCGCTGGAGCGGCAGGGCTACCGGGCCACACCGCAGCGCCGCGCGATTCTACAGAGCCTGCTCAGCACCGGGCGGATCAACGTGCCGGCGGAGGACGTGTGCCGCCGCGCCCGCGCGCTGTGTCCCACCGTGAACCTCGCGACGACATACCGCACGCTCGAGCTGCTCGGCCGGCTCGGGATCGTGCGCCGGCTGACCTACGGCGACGGGCGCGCCGTCTTCTGCGCCAACCCGCAGCCGCACTACCACGGCACCTGTCTGCGCTGCGGCGCCGTCGTCGATCTGCCGCAGGGACGCGTGGCGGAGGTGCTGGAGCGCGAGCAGTCCGGGCTCACCGACCCCGCGTTCGGCGTCGTCAGCCACCGGATCGAGTTCTACGGCTACTGCGCCGCGTGCCGCGAGGTCGGAGCCGGTGCGCTGCTTCCGGAGGACCGCGCCGCCGACCGGAGCCAGGCCGGACGCGGGTGA
- a CDS encoding 2-oxoacid:ferredoxin oxidoreductase subunit beta, which produces MLDQKLYNNAIKVTWCPGCGDYGILNAVKSALAQLEIRPNEVMFYSGIGCGSKLPDYLNANAFTTIHGRSLPIAMGAKLANHDLHVICVTGDGDGYGIGGNHFMNVLRRNSDIVHIAENNMVYGLTKGQYAPTSPRGFQTSTTPEGSIEVAFNPLSTAINGGATFVARGFSGDPKHLAKLIMAAIHHKGYALVDVLQPCVIYNKINTYDFYRERVYKLDEAGHDPTDRTAAWHKAHEWGDKIPIGIFYQVQGEPTYEDQVSELKVGPVAKRTLAPLTSAQADALRREFF; this is translated from the coding sequence ATGCTTGATCAGAAGCTCTACAACAACGCCATCAAGGTGACGTGGTGCCCCGGCTGCGGGGACTACGGCATCCTCAACGCGGTCAAGAGTGCGCTCGCGCAGCTGGAGATTCGTCCCAACGAGGTCATGTTCTACTCGGGCATCGGCTGCGGCAGCAAGCTGCCGGATTACCTGAACGCCAACGCGTTCACGACCATCCACGGCCGGTCGCTGCCGATCGCGATGGGCGCCAAGCTCGCCAACCACGACCTGCACGTGATCTGCGTGACCGGCGACGGCGACGGTTACGGTATCGGCGGCAACCACTTCATGAACGTGCTGCGCCGCAACTCCGACATCGTCCACATCGCCGAAAACAACATGGTCTACGGCCTGACGAAGGGCCAGTACGCGCCGACGAGCCCCCGCGGCTTCCAGACGAGCACCACGCCGGAGGGCAGCATCGAGGTCGCGTTCAACCCGCTGTCGACGGCGATCAACGGCGGGGCAACCTTCGTGGCGCGCGGCTTCTCCGGCGATCCGAAGCACCTCGCGAAACTGATCATGGCGGCGATCCACCACAAGGGCTACGCGCTCGTCGACGTGCTGCAGCCCTGCGTCATCTACAACAAGATCAACACCTACGATTTTTACCGCGAGCGTGTGTACAAGCTCGACGAGGCCGGCCACGACCCGACGGACCGCACCGCCGCCTGGCACAAGGCGCACGAATGGGGCGACAAGATCCCGATCGGCATCTTCTACCAGGTCCAGGGCGAGCCGACGTACGAGGACCAGGTCAGCGAGCTGAAGGTTGGTCCGGTCGCGAAGCGCACGCTCGCGCCGCTCACGTCGGCTCAGGCGGACGCGCTGCGGCGGGAATTCTTTTAG
- a CDS encoding M48 family metalloprotease codes for MFNFRRIAIAALAAAVGAAGAFPVAGPMPAANAALFSVSEQQEIQIGREVERQLRAKPGFVDDPGLTRNLSELGHKLAAVSERPNLPWTYHILKDTSVNAIAAPGGYVFATRGLFGFVKSQDELAFVIGHETTHVAHRHAVDLAQKDMELQFGALIVTQVLFGGGYPAYILSQIGRNMIDAKFSRDKESEADHYGVIYARKAGYDPTQSIAFFERLQAQEKTQPGLARAFEDHPETPARIGALCTELDGMGYHITCPVKPAPAVRPGTPGAGSAPAQPGDAPALTPAQDHN; via the coding sequence GTGTTCAACTTTCGACGGATCGCGATTGCCGCACTCGCAGCCGCGGTTGGGGCCGCGGGCGCGTTTCCGGTGGCGGGCCCGATGCCGGCCGCGAACGCGGCGCTCTTCAGCGTCAGCGAGCAGCAGGAGATCCAGATCGGCCGCGAAGTCGAGCGGCAGCTGCGGGCGAAACCGGGCTTCGTCGACGATCCGGGGCTCACGCGGAACCTCAGCGAACTCGGGCACAAGCTCGCCGCGGTGTCCGAGCGACCCAACCTGCCGTGGACCTACCACATTCTCAAGGACACCAGCGTGAATGCGATCGCCGCGCCCGGGGGCTACGTCTTCGCGACGCGCGGCCTCTTCGGGTTTGTGAAGTCCCAGGACGAGCTCGCGTTCGTGATCGGCCATGAGACGACGCACGTGGCGCACCGCCACGCGGTGGATCTGGCACAGAAGGACATGGAGCTGCAGTTCGGCGCGTTGATCGTGACCCAGGTGCTGTTCGGCGGCGGATACCCGGCATACATCCTGAGCCAGATCGGCCGCAACATGATCGACGCCAAGTTCTCGCGCGACAAGGAGTCCGAGGCCGATCACTACGGCGTGATCTACGCGCGCAAAGCCGGCTACGACCCGACGCAGTCGATCGCGTTCTTCGAGCGGCTGCAGGCTCAAGAAAAGACGCAGCCGGGCCTGGCCCGCGCGTTCGAGGACCACCCGGAGACGCCCGCGCGGATCGGCGCGCTGTGCACGGAGCTCGACGGGATGGGATACCACATCACGTGCCCGGTGAAGCCGGCCCCCGCTGTGCGGCCCGGCACGCCGGGCGCCGGATCCGCGCCCGCGCAGCCCGGCGACGCACCGGCGCTGACGCCCGCGCAGGATCACAACTAG
- a CDS encoding LptA/OstA family protein — MTRSRFPRRALAGAAAIVLSLAGLGAVPSPRARAAPVPAGAQPFPALQGPLNITADEVVLANTGTGLTARGHVRLTYQTGVATADVLRLRRDDRTARLTGHVVLTDTQGKAGGDDITVTFTQANQVSRIVMAGSASAETKDYALQADRIAADRGAGRLVADRHITMFMAPDLIVNGDRLVYNQGARYGVISGHVVASNRVGRILGDWVEFYQKQERATVHGPVTAEVYGATITSSVANVDFAKSVAVFTGHTFVTRRQGTLTADKVTIYYQTRRFIAEGGTHAHFTDLESDDKP; from the coding sequence GTGACGCGGTCCCGCTTCCCGCGGCGCGCCCTCGCGGGCGCCGCGGCGATCGTGCTGAGCCTCGCCGGTCTCGGTGCCGTCCCGTCGCCGCGGGCGCGCGCGGCCCCGGTGCCCGCCGGCGCGCAGCCGTTCCCGGCCCTGCAAGGTCCGCTCAACATCACCGCCGATGAGGTCGTGCTCGCGAACACCGGCACGGGCCTGACGGCCCGCGGCCACGTTCGGCTCACGTACCAGACCGGCGTCGCGACGGCCGACGTTCTGCGCCTCCGGCGCGACGACCGCACGGCCCGGCTGACGGGCCACGTCGTCCTCACGGACACGCAGGGCAAGGCGGGAGGGGACGACATCACGGTCACCTTTACCCAGGCGAACCAGGTGAGCAGGATCGTCATGGCCGGCAGCGCGAGCGCGGAGACGAAAGACTACGCGCTCCAGGCCGACCGCATCGCCGCCGACCGTGGGGCCGGCCGGCTCGTGGCCGACCGGCACATCACGATGTTCATGGCGCCCGACCTCATCGTCAACGGCGACCGCCTGGTCTACAATCAAGGCGCTCGTTACGGCGTCATCAGCGGCCACGTCGTGGCGTCGAACCGGGTGGGGCGGATCCTCGGCGACTGGGTGGAGTTCTACCAGAAGCAGGAGCGGGCCACGGTCCACGGCCCGGTGACCGCCGAGGTCTACGGGGCGACGATCACCTCGAGCGTCGCGAACGTGGATTTCGCCAAGTCGGTCGCGGTGTTCACGGGACACACCTTCGTGACGCGCCGCCAGGGCACGCTGACCGCGGACAAGGTCACGATCTACTACCAAACCCGCCGTTTCATCGCCGAGGGCGGGACGCACGCCCACTTCACCGACCTCGAGAGCGACGATAAGCCATAA
- a CDS encoding methionine synthase has translation MTPSAAPTAVATLLPTTTVGSFPKPPYLLEARRKVARKQMPAAELATLERRATEEWIRRQEELDIDILVDGEMYRGDMVAFFADQMDGFEIAGLVRSYGNRYYPKPVVVRPVGRRGPLTVDWYKFSQGLTARPVKGMLTGPYTIAEWSFNEYYPSRRELVMELARAIHDEAVDLERAGARYIQIDEPAIHTRPDEDFDLAVEAMEVVTSGLKTYTITHVCYGDVPKIYPAMLRLAVNQIDLALKNEDFALLETFRSPRFTKDIGLGVLDAHSHRAETPEEVVDGIRRTLDVIPAKQIQVSPDCGLKTRTIDETTAKLASMVEGTKRVRKELGA, from the coding sequence ATGACCCCGTCCGCCGCGCCCACGGCCGTCGCGACGCTCCTGCCGACGACGACCGTCGGGAGCTTCCCGAAGCCCCCGTATCTCCTCGAGGCGCGCCGGAAGGTCGCGCGCAAGCAGATGCCGGCGGCGGAGCTCGCCACGCTCGAGCGCCGCGCCACCGAGGAGTGGATCCGCCGCCAGGAGGAGCTCGACATCGACATCCTGGTCGACGGCGAGATGTACCGCGGCGACATGGTCGCGTTCTTCGCCGACCAGATGGACGGCTTCGAGATCGCCGGGCTCGTGCGATCGTACGGCAACCGCTACTACCCGAAGCCGGTCGTCGTCCGGCCGGTGGGCCGGCGCGGGCCGCTTACGGTGGACTGGTACAAGTTCTCGCAGGGGCTCACGGCGCGGCCCGTCAAGGGCATGCTGACCGGGCCGTACACGATCGCGGAGTGGTCGTTCAACGAGTACTACCCGTCGCGGCGGGAGCTCGTGATGGAGCTGGCCCGGGCGATCCACGACGAGGCGGTCGACCTGGAGCGGGCAGGCGCACGCTACATCCAGATCGACGAGCCGGCGATCCACACGCGCCCGGACGAGGACTTCGACCTCGCCGTGGAAGCGATGGAGGTCGTGACGAGCGGCCTCAAAACGTACACGATCACCCACGTCTGCTACGGCGACGTGCCGAAGATCTATCCGGCGATGCTGCGCCTCGCCGTCAACCAGATCGACCTCGCGCTCAAGAACGAGGACTTCGCGCTGCTCGAGACGTTCCGCTCGCCGCGCTTTACCAAGGACATCGGGCTCGGCGTGCTCGACGCGCACAGCCATCGTGCGGAGACGCCGGAGGAGGTCGTCGACGGCATCCGCCGGACGCTCGACGTGATCCCGGCCAAGCAGATCCAGGTGTCGCCCGACTGCGGGCTCAAGACCCGCACGATCGACGAGACGACGGCGAAGCTCGCGTCGATGGTCGAGGGCACCAAGCGCGTCCGGAAGGAGCTCGGCGCATAG
- a CDS encoding Mrp/NBP35 family ATP-binding protein: protein MATRSIAVTREQVLEALRDVMDPELHKSIVELDMVKDVQIRGGAVKVDALLTISGCPLRETITDSIRDKVRALPGVDSVDVQLGVMTQEQRQALIGRLRPGPQKQSPLLSPTSTTRILTIASGKGGVGKSTVTTNLAVALARRGRKVGIVDADVYGFSVPRMLGINGKPTIIDQMIIPLERFGVRVMSIGFMVDENEAVMWRGPMLHKAITTFLGEVYWGDVEDLLIDLPPGTGDVSLTIAQTLPRAEMLIVTTPQETATGVAYRAGRMAEKVNTPVVGVVENMSYFLPAPGAEPVYIFGRGGGERLAGLVHAPLLGQIPLDPAIREAGDRGQPVTAAAPDAASARVFYEIADALLKAE, encoded by the coding sequence ATGGCGACGCGGTCCATCGCGGTGACGCGCGAGCAGGTGCTCGAAGCGCTCCGCGACGTCATGGATCCGGAGCTCCATAAGAGCATCGTCGAGCTCGACATGGTGAAGGACGTCCAGATTCGCGGCGGCGCGGTCAAGGTCGACGCGCTGCTGACGATCAGCGGGTGTCCGCTCCGCGAGACGATCACCGATTCGATCCGCGACAAGGTCCGGGCTCTGCCCGGCGTGGACAGCGTCGACGTCCAGCTGGGCGTGATGACCCAGGAGCAGCGCCAGGCCCTCATCGGCCGGCTGCGGCCGGGACCGCAGAAGCAGTCGCCGCTCTTGTCCCCGACCTCCACGACGCGCATTCTCACGATCGCGAGCGGCAAGGGCGGGGTGGGCAAGTCCACGGTCACGACCAACCTGGCCGTCGCGCTTGCGCGGCGCGGGCGCAAGGTGGGCATCGTCGACGCGGACGTCTACGGGTTCAGCGTCCCGAGGATGCTCGGCATCAACGGCAAGCCGACCATCATCGACCAGATGATCATCCCGCTCGAGCGCTTCGGCGTGCGCGTGATGTCGATCGGCTTCATGGTCGACGAGAACGAAGCCGTGATGTGGCGCGGGCCGATGCTGCACAAGGCGATCACGACGTTCCTCGGCGAGGTGTACTGGGGCGACGTCGAGGATCTGCTGATCGACCTGCCGCCCGGGACGGGCGACGTCTCGCTGACGATCGCGCAGACGTTGCCGCGGGCCGAGATGCTGATCGTCACCACGCCGCAGGAGACCGCGACCGGCGTGGCCTACCGCGCCGGGCGGATGGCGGAAAAGGTCAACACCCCCGTGGTCGGCGTGGTCGAGAACATGTCGTACTTTCTGCCGGCGCCGGGCGCCGAGCCCGTCTACATCTTCGGGCGCGGCGGCGGCGAACGGCTGGCGGGCCTCGTGCACGCGCCGCTGCTCGGCCAGATCCCGCTCGACCCCGCGATCCGCGAGGCCGGGGACCGGGGGCAGCCGGTGACCGCCGCCGCGCCGGACGCCGCGTCGGCGCGTGTCTTCTACGAGATCGCCGACGCGCTGCTCAAGGCCGAATGA
- a CDS encoding molybdenum cofactor biosynthesis protein MoaE: MKIKVRLFASYREAVGASQVELPLRDDADGAALWAALVARYPGLETLPPPSGYAIDDEYVSGNRPLHGAAEVALIPPVSGGGQTVTIELTEGPISTDRVLAAVADPRAGAVVLFLGVVRNNARGRRVDHLVYEAYDALARRELEKIAAAVAERWPVTRVAITHRTGRLGVGETSVAVAVSAPHRGEAFEAGRYAIDTLKQTVPIWKKEVWEGGAAWIGAGR, translated from the coding sequence GTGAAGATCAAGGTCCGCCTGTTCGCCTCATACCGGGAAGCCGTGGGCGCCTCGCAGGTCGAACTCCCGCTGCGCGACGACGCCGACGGCGCCGCGCTGTGGGCGGCGCTCGTCGCCCGGTACCCCGGTCTCGAGACCCTCCCGCCGCCGTCCGGATACGCGATCGACGACGAGTACGTGAGCGGCAACCGCCCGCTCCACGGGGCCGCGGAGGTCGCGTTGATTCCGCCGGTCAGCGGCGGCGGTCAGACCGTGACCATCGAGCTGACGGAAGGGCCGATCTCCACGGACCGCGTGCTCGCGGCGGTCGCGGACCCGCGCGCCGGCGCGGTGGTGCTGTTCCTCGGGGTGGTGCGCAACAACGCGCGCGGCCGGCGCGTCGACCATCTGGTCTACGAGGCGTACGACGCGCTCGCCCGCCGGGAGCTCGAGAAGATCGCCGCGGCGGTCGCCGAACGCTGGCCGGTCACCCGCGTCGCGATCACGCACCGCACGGGCCGCTTGGGCGTCGGGGAGACCAGCGTCGCGGTCGCGGTCTCGGCACCGCACCGGGGCGAGGCCTTCGAGGCCGGCCGCTATGCGATCGACACGCTCAAGCAGACCGTGCCCATCTGGAAGAAAGAAGTGTGGGAAGGCGGCGCCGCGTGGATCGGCGCCGGGCGCTGA
- a CDS encoding zinc-binding dehydrogenase has protein sequence MRAVRFHQHGGPEVLTYEEAPDPVPGPHQVLVRVRACALNHLDIHVRRGIPGMKLPLPHTLGSDVAGEVAAVGPGVTSCKAGDAVVVNPGLSCGHCEACLSGDDNLCREYAILGEHLPGGYADLVAVPEANVLPKPARLSFREAAAVPLVFLTAWDMLVAGARVRPSETVLVWGAGSGVGSAAIQIAKEFDARVIAIAGADWKLERARALGADETINHATQQVGDEVRRLTGRRGVDVVFEHVGQATWETSLKALARGGRLVTCGSTSGFTAQTDLRYVFARKLLIRGTFMGGKGTMYEILRLVEAGRLRPVVHDARPLEDARRAHEAMERSEHFGKLVLEP, from the coding sequence ATGCGTGCCGTTCGGTTCCACCAGCACGGGGGCCCCGAGGTTCTCACCTACGAGGAGGCGCCGGACCCGGTTCCGGGGCCGCATCAGGTGCTCGTCCGCGTGCGCGCCTGCGCGTTGAACCACCTCGACATCCACGTGCGGCGCGGCATCCCCGGGATGAAGCTGCCGCTGCCGCATACGCTCGGCAGCGACGTGGCGGGGGAGGTGGCCGCGGTCGGGCCGGGCGTCACGTCGTGCAAGGCCGGCGATGCGGTCGTCGTCAACCCGGGGCTGAGCTGCGGCCACTGCGAAGCGTGCCTCAGCGGCGACGACAACCTCTGCCGCGAGTACGCGATCCTCGGCGAGCACCTCCCGGGCGGCTACGCGGACCTCGTGGCCGTGCCCGAGGCCAACGTTCTGCCGAAGCCCGCGCGGCTGTCCTTTCGTGAAGCGGCGGCGGTTCCGCTCGTCTTCCTGACGGCCTGGGACATGCTGGTGGCCGGCGCGCGCGTGCGGCCGTCGGAGACCGTGCTGGTCTGGGGCGCCGGCAGCGGCGTCGGCAGCGCCGCGATCCAGATCGCCAAGGAATTCGACGCGCGCGTCATCGCGATCGCCGGCGCGGACTGGAAGCTCGAACGGGCCCGAGCCCTCGGCGCCGACGAGACCATCAATCACGCCACGCAGCAGGTGGGCGACGAGGTGCGCCGCCTGACCGGACGGCGCGGGGTGGACGTCGTCTTCGAGCACGTCGGGCAGGCGACGTGGGAGACGAGCCTCAAGGCGCTCGCCCGCGGGGGACGCCTCGTCACGTGCGGGTCGACGAGCGGCTTCACCGCGCAGACGGATCTGCGCTACGTCTTCGCGCGGAAGCTCCTCATCCGCGGCACCTTCATGGGCGGCAAGGGGACGATGTACGAGATCCTGCGCCTCGTCGAGGCCGGACGGCTGCGTCCGGTCGTCCACGACGCGCGGCCGCTCGAAGACGCGCGGCGTGCGCACGAAGCGATGGAGCGGAGCGAGCACTTCGGAAAGCTGGTGCTGGAGCCCTAA
- a CDS encoding DUF169 domain-containing protein — MNGGAKTESTAGPTPAQVNTEIEQHVRPQTFPLAIRMLRAGEALPDKVRTPSEMGIKVAICQTFSIARRYGWALAVGRDDLSCPLAKTAFGFEPVLPYYAEGNLACGMYVGTPEAAVRTEAEVPKFTLGEYDRILVAPLGRATFEPAVGLMYGNSAQVMRLVAAALYRRGGRLRSSFSARLDCADAVIETMQSGEPQVILPCYGDRVFGQTEDHEMAFAFPWALAGELVEGLRGTQRGGVRYPIPAYLRYTGEFPEKYRRLEAMWQEEEERK, encoded by the coding sequence ATGAACGGCGGCGCGAAGACGGAATCCACCGCGGGGCCGACCCCCGCGCAGGTCAACACCGAGATCGAGCAGCACGTCCGGCCCCAGACGTTTCCGCTGGCGATCCGGATGCTGCGCGCCGGCGAGGCGCTGCCGGACAAGGTCCGCACCCCGTCGGAGATGGGCATCAAGGTCGCGATCTGCCAGACGTTTTCGATCGCCCGCCGCTACGGCTGGGCGCTCGCCGTCGGCCGCGACGATCTCAGTTGTCCGCTTGCGAAGACGGCGTTCGGGTTCGAGCCGGTGCTCCCGTACTATGCCGAGGGGAACCTGGCGTGCGGCATGTACGTGGGAACGCCGGAAGCCGCCGTGAGGACCGAGGCCGAGGTGCCGAAGTTTACGCTCGGCGAGTACGACCGGATCCTGGTGGCGCCGCTCGGCCGCGCCACCTTCGAGCCGGCCGTCGGCCTCATGTACGGCAACTCGGCGCAGGTGATGCGGCTTGTCGCCGCCGCGCTGTACCGGCGGGGCGGCCGGCTGCGCAGCAGCTTCTCCGCGCGGCTCGACTGCGCGGACGCGGTGATCGAGACGATGCAGAGCGGAGAGCCGCAGGTCATCCTGCCCTGCTACGGCGACCGTGTTTTCGGCCAGACGGAGGACCACGAGATGGCGTTCGCGTTTCCGTGGGCCCTCGCGGGCGAACTGGTCGAGGGCCTGCGGGGGACGCAGCGCGGCGGCGTCCGGTATCCGATTCCGGCGTACCTGCGTTATACCGGCGAGTTTCCCGAGAAGTATCGCCGGCTCGAGGCGATGTGGCAGGAGGAAGAAGAGCGAAAGTGA